A region of Saimiri boliviensis isolate mSaiBol1 chromosome 8, mSaiBol1.pri, whole genome shotgun sequence DNA encodes the following proteins:
- the LOC141585492 gene encoding uncharacterized protein LOC141585492 — protein MRERTSVEGKRSGKKLEARDWGRNPRKLYSECAQGPLLPTSKGCWRRRAPRPGWSQRQQLAPSAVGGWVRLAAAGPAQQSRGGSLHLRSARHRGLALGRLSVRAGLARAALGSEGRGRAWSALGTAATSFLPSEAVSNSAARLSAVGCPPLQRALSSAARDGRLACLTSLQSGRKISGKYRPARTIRRAGTGEEQRRGSVSGSDAERIPGLLKGPGDSHCSRERGDRSNPAITLQIYQHLFVYGNHWDLGLPRSKRT, from the exons ATGCGAGAGAGAACGAGTGTGGAGGGGAAAAGGTCAGGAAAAAAGCTAGAGGCGCGC GACTGGGGCCGAAACCCGCGGAAACTCTACAGCGAGTGTGCCCAGGGACCGCTGCTCCCCACCTCCAAGGGGTGCTGGAGACGAAGAGCCCCTCGACCGGGCTGGTCGCAGAGACAGCAGCTGGCCCCAAGTGCGGTGGGAGGCTGGGTCCGGCTGGCCGCGGCGGGCCCCGCGCAGCAGTCCCGCGGAGGCTCACTGCATCTTCGATCCGCCAGACACCGGGGTCTCGCGCTCGGCCGGCTCAGTGTCCGGGCTGGCTTGGCCAGGGCAGCGCTGGGCTCCGAGGGCAGGGGGCGCGCATGGTCGGCTCTGGGGACCGCCGCTACCTCATTTCTTCCCTCCGAGGCGGTGTCCAACTCCGCTGCCCGGCTCTCCGCGGTCGGCTGCCCGCCTTTGCAGCGCGCCCTCTCCAGTGCAGCGCGCGATGGCCGGCTCGCCTGCCTCACATCCTTGCAGTCCGGGAGGAAGATCTCGGGTAAATATAGGCCGGCGCGAACCATTCGCCGCGCGGGGACAGGGGAGGAGCAGAGAAGAGGATCTGTTTCGGGATCCGACGCCGAGCGGATTCCCGGTCTCTTAAAGGGACCCGGCGACAGCCATTGCTCGAGGGAGCGGGGAGACCGGTCCAATCCGGCAATTACATTACAAATTTATCAGCATCTCTTTGTCTACGGAAATCACTGGGACCTGGGGTTACCCCGCAGCAAAAGGACTTGA
- the FAM43A gene encoding protein FAM43A, protein MLPWKKHKFELLAESPPRQASKPKGYAVSLHYSALSSLARACPEGALSRVGSMFRSKRKKLHITSEDPTYTVLYLGNATTIQARGDGCTDLAVGKIWSKSEAGRQGTKMKLTVSAQGIRMVHAEERALRRPGHLYLLHRVTYCVADARLPKVFAWVYRHELKHKAVMLRCHAVLVSKPEKAQAMALLLYQTSANALAEFKRLKRRDDARHQQQELVGAHTIPLVPLRKLLLHGPSCYKPPVERSRSAPKLGSITEDLLGEQQEQELQEEEEEEHPGGSPEEENRAAEGDPAEEEAEAQRALVVAMHFECGDLLDTLENGRGEALGGGVGSLGPGAGPPPLLLGSASDMKAELSQLINDLGELSFGNDVRTLQADLRVTRLLSGDSTGSESSIEGGGPDATAGDRSGQADSASTDESHSS, encoded by the coding sequence ATGCTGCCGTGGAAGAAGCACAAGTTCGAGCTGCTGGCCGAGTCGCCGCCGCGGCAGGCGTCCAAGCCCAAGGGCTACGCTGTGAGCCTGCACTACTCGGCGCTCAGTTCGCTGGCGCGGGCGTGCCCCGAAGGCGCGCTTAGCCGGGTGGGCAGCATGTTCCGCTCCAAGCGCAAGAAGCTGCACATCACCAGCGAGGACCCAACTTACACCGTGCTCTACCTGGGCAATGCCACCACCATCCAGGCGCGCGGCGACGGCTGCACCGACCTTGCTGTGGGCAAGATCTGGAGCAAAAGCGAGGCGGGCCGTCAGGGCACCAAGATGAAGCTGACGGTGAGTGCGCAGGGTATCCGCATGGTCCACGCCGAGGAGCGCGCGTTGCGCCGCCCAGGCCACCTCTACCTGCTGCACCGCGTCACCTACTGCGTGGCAGACGCGCGGCTGCCCAAGGTCTTCGCCTGGGTGTACCGGCACGAGCTGAAGCACAAGGCCGTGATGCTGCGCTGCCACGCGGTGCTGGTGTCCAAGCCCGAAAAGGCGCAGGCCATGGCCCTGCTGCTCTACCAGACGTCGGCCAACGCGCTGGCGGAATTTAAACGCCTCAAGCGGCGGGACGACGCGCGTCACCAGCAGCAGGAGCTGGTGGGGGCGCACACCATCCCGCTAGTGCCGCTGCGCAAGCTGCTTCTGCACGGCCCCAGCTGCTATAAACCGCCGGTGGAGCGTAGCCGCAGCGCGCCCAAGCTCGGCTCCATCACTGAGGACCTGCTCGGCGAACAGCAGGAGCAGGAgctgcaggaggaagaggaagaggagcatcCCGGGGGCTCCCCGGAGGAGGAGAACCGCGCAGCAGAGGGAGATCCAGCAGAGGAGGAGGCCGAGGCGCAGCGGGCGCTGGTGGTTGCCATGCACTTTGAGTGCGGGGACTTGTTGGACACCTTGGAGAATGGCCGCGGGGAGGCGCTGGGGGGCGGCGTTGGCTCCCTGGGCCCGGGGGCGGGGCCGCCGCCTCTCCTGCTGGGCAGCGCCTCCGACATGAAGGCCGAGCTGTCGCAACTTATTAACGATCTGGGCGAGCTCAGCTTCGGCAACGACGTGCGCACCCTGCAGGCCGACTTGCGGGTGACGCGCCTGCTGTCAGGCGACAGCACGGGCAGCGAGAGCTCCATCGAGGGCGGGGGCCCGGACGCCACCGCTGGGGACCGGTCGGGCCAGGCCGACAGCGCCAGCACCGATGAGTCCCACTCGAGCTGA